A window of the Henckelia pumila isolate YLH828 chromosome 3, ASM3356847v2, whole genome shotgun sequence genome harbors these coding sequences:
- the LOC140892673 gene encoding calpain-type cysteine protease DEK1 — protein sequence MEDEHELILACAISGTLFSVLGAASFVILWLVNWRPWRIYSWIFARKWPDFVQGSQLGVLCGLLSLGAWIIVISPVVVVIIWGCWLIVILGRDLIGLAVIMAGVALLLAFYSVMLWWRTQWQSSRAVAALLLLAVGLLCAYELCAVYVTAGAKASERYSSSGFFFGVSAIALAINMLFICRMVFNGNGLDIDEYVRRAYKFAYSDCIEVGPVACLHEPPNPNELYPRQSSRALHLGLLYFGSLVVLLVYSILYGLTAKESHWLGAITSAAVIILDWNVGTCLYGFKLLKSRVAALFVAGASRVFLICFGVHYWYLGHCISYAVVASVLLGAAVSRHLSVTNLSAARRDALESTVIRLREGFRRKEQNCSSSSSEGCGSSVKRSSSAEAGQLGNGAAPCTGDINCWNNVDGIHSENSMDSGRPSFALRSSSCRSVVQETEVGPSSTDKNVDHNSSLVVCSSSGLESQGCESSASNSLNQALDLNLALAFQEKLNDPRITSILKRRAAHGELELTSLLQDKGLDPNFAVMLKENGLDPMILALLQRSSLDADRDHRDNNNTTVIDSNIVDNIAPNQISFSEELRLHGLEKWLQLCRLVLHYIAGTPERAWLLFSFVFSMETTMVAIFRPNTIKLINATHQQFEFGIAVLLLSPVVWSIMAFLRSLQYEELSMTSKPRKYGFVAWLVSTSVGLLLSFLSKSSVLLGLSLTVPLMVACLSVGIPIWISNGHQFWVSGGGSEDSIQNHRMTGKMERIVLFICMSLFAGSVLALGGIISAKPLDDLSYKGWTGYQNHVSSPYTSSVYIGWAIASMIALIVTGVLPIVSWFSTYRFSLSSACCIGLFAAVLVSFCGVSYVKVVNSRNDQVPTKADFLVALLPLTCMPAILSLCSGLLKWKDDNWKLSRGAYIFITIGLVLLLSAISAIIVTIHPWTIGVSFLLVVLLLVLAIGVIHYWASNNFYLTRFQMLCVCFLAFLLALAAFFVGWFQDKAFVGASVGYFSFLFLLAGRALTVLLSPPVVVYSPRVLPVYVYDAHADCGKNVSAAFLVLYGIALATEGWGVVASLKIYPPFAGAAVSAITLVVAFGFAVSRSCLTLEMLEDAVHFLNKETLIQAIARSATKTRNALSGTYSAPQRSASSAALLVGDPTIARDRAGNFVLPRADVMKLRDRLRNEELAIGPFFSRLRCCNILRHEATSDLGHRREMCAHARILALEEAIDTEWVYMWDKFGGYLLLLLGLTAKAERVQDEVRLRLFLDSIGFSDLSAKKIKKWMPEDRRQFEIIQESYIREKEIEEEVLMQRREEEGRGKERRKALLEKEERKWKEIEASLISSIPNAGSREAAAMAAAVRAVGGDSVLDDSFARERVSNIARRIRSTQLSQRALQTGLAGAVCVLDDEPTTSGRHYGQIDLSLCQSQKVSFSISVMVQPESGPVCLLGTQFQSNICWEILVAGSEQGIEAGQVGLRLITKGDRQTFVSKEWSISSSSIADGRWHVVTMTIDANLGEATCFIDGGYDGYQTGLPLNIGNGVWELGTDVWIGVRPPIDMDAFGRSDSEGTESKMHLMDVFLWGRCLNEDEIASLPAAMGSGDYNFTDYLDDNCHWADSPPRVEDWESDPAEVDLYDRDEVDWDGQYSSGRKRRVDREGIVVDVDSFTRRLRKPRIETQEEINQRMHSVELAVKEALLARGESQFTDQEFPPNDRSLFVDPGNPPSKLQVVSQWMRPTEIVKDKHLDSIPRLFFGTANPSDVCQGRLGDCWFLSAVAVLAEVKRISEVIITPAYNEEGIYTVRFCIQGEWVPVVVDDWIPCESPGKPAFATSRKVNELWVSVLEKAYAKLHGSYEALEGGLVQDALVDLTGGAGEEIDMRCSQSQIDLASGRLWSQLLRFKQEGFLLGAGSPSGSDVHVSSCGIVQGHAYSILQVREVDGHKLVQIRNPWASEVEWNGPWSDASPEWTDRMKHKLKHVPQAKDGIFWMSWQDFQIHFRSIYVCRVYPSDMTYSLHSQWRGYSAGGCQDYDTWHQNPQFRLRATGPDVSLPIHVFITLTQGVSFSRTTAGFRNYQSSHDSMMFYIGMRILKTRGRRAAYNIYMHESVGGTDYVNSREISCEMVLDPDPKGYTIVPTTIHPGEEAPFVLSVFTKSSVVLEAL from the exons TTGGATCTTTGCTAGAAAATGGCCAGATTTTGTTCAAGGTTCGCAGCTGGGAGTATTATGTGGGCTTCTTTCCCTTGGTGCTTGGATAATTGTCATTTCACCGGTAGTTGTGGTGATCATATGGGGTTGCTGGTTAATAGTGATATTAGGGCGAGACTTGATTGGTCTAGCTGTTATAATGGCTGGAGTTGCTCTACTTTTGGCATTCTATTCTGTGATGTTATGGTGGAGAACCCAGTGGCAAAGCTCAA GGGCTGTTGCTGCTCTTCTGCTTCTGGCTGTTGGATTGCTTTGTGCATATGAGCTTTGTGCCGTGTATGTTACAGCAGGTGCAAAAGCATCTGAGCGGTATTCATCTTCAGGATTTTTCTTTGGTGTGTCAGCAATTGCCCTTGCAATCAACATGCTTTTcatttgcagaatggttttcaATG GAAATGGTTTAGATATCGATGAATATGTCAGAAGGGCATATAAGTTTGCTTATTCAGATTGTATTGAAGTGGGTCCAGTTGCTTGCTTACACGAACCGCCAAATCCGAATGAGTTATATCCTCGACAATCTAGCAG GGCATTGCACCTTGGGCTTCTCTATTTTGGTTCTCTTGTAGTTCTGCTTGTATATTCCATCTTGTATGGCCTGACAGCCAAAGAATCACATTGGCTTGGAGCGATTACCTCAGCAGCAGTTATTATTCTTG ATTGGAATGTGGGAACATGCCTGTATGGGTTCAAGCTTCTCAAAAGTCGCGTTGCTGCACTTTTTGTAGCGGGGGCATCTCGTGTCTTCCTGATATGTTTTGGAGTTCATTATTG GTATCTTGGACACTGTATTAGTTATGCTGTTGTCGCATCTGTGCTGCTAGGTGCTGCTGTTTCTCGTCATTTATCAGTCACTAATCTGTCAGCTGCGAGAAGAGATGCGTTAGAGAGCACAGTAATTCGTCTTAGAGAAGGATTTCGGAGAAAGGAGCAAAACTGTTCATCCAGCTCATCCGAAGGCTGTGGTTCGAGTGTGAAACGTAGTAGTAGTGCAGAAGCAGGTCAACTTGGTAACGGTGCAGCACCTTGTACTGGTGATATTAATTGTTGGAATAATGTTGATGGGATTCATAGTGAAAACAGCATGGATAGTGGGAGACCGAGTTTTGCTTTACGTAGTAGTTCTTGTCGTTCTGTAGTTCAAGAAACTGAAGTTGGGCCATCATCTACGGATAAAAATGTTGATCACAATAGCTCTTTGGTAGTTTGTTCTAGTAGTGGCCTGGAAAGCCAGGGATGTGAGTCCAGTGCATCTAATTCTCTTAATCAAGCATTAGATTTGAATTTAGCCCTTGCATTCCAAGAGAAGTTGAATGATCCGAGAATTACTTCTATTTTGAAAAGAAGAGCAGCACATGGAGAGCTGGAACTTACCAGTTTATTACAAGATAAAGGTCTAGACCCTAATTTTGCTGTGATGCTGAAGGAGAATGGATTGGATCCGATGATACTTGCATTACTGCAAAGAAGTAGTTTGGATGCGGATAGAGATCACCGTGACAATAATAACACGACTGTGATTGACTCAAACATAGTTGACAATATTGCACCTAATCAAATTTCATTCTCAGAAGAACTTAGGCTCCATGGATTGGAGAAGTGGCTCCAGCTATGTAGACTAGTTCTGCACTACATAGCTGGTACCCCGGAACGGGCATGGCTTCTCTTCAGTTTTGTCTTTAGCATGGAGACAACAATGGTAGCTATTTTCCGCCCGAACACCATTAAATTGATAAATGCTACACATCAACAG TTTGAATTTGGCATTGCCGTGCTGTTGTTGTCTCCTGTTGTCTGGTCAATCATGGCTTTCCTTAGGTCACTGCAATATGAAGAATTGTCCATGACTTCAAAACCTCGGAAG TATGGCTTTGTGGCTTGGCTGGTGAGCACCTCAGTAGGATTGCTGCTCTCCTTCTTGAG CAAGTCGTCAGTTCTTCTGGGATTATCTTTGACGGTTCCTCTTATGGTAGCATGCCTTTCTGTTGGCATTCCCATATGGATAAGCAATGGTCACCAGTTTTGGGTTTCTGGAGGTGGTAGTGAAGACAGCATACAGAATCATAGAATGACTGGGAAGATGGAG AGAATCGTTCTTTTCATTTGCATGTCCTTGTTTGCTGGATCTGTGCTGGCTCTTGGTGGAATCATATCTGCTAAGCCTTTAGATGATTTAAGCTACAAGGGGTGGACTGGATATCAGAATCATGTTTCTTCTCCCTATACATCATCAGTCTATATTGGCTGGGCAATTGCTTCGATGATCGCCTTAATAGTGACTGGTGTGCTGCCAATTGTTTCATGGTTTTCGACTTACCGATTTTCCTTATCATCTGCTTGTTGTATCGGATTGTTTGCAG CTGTCCTTGTGTCGTTTTGTGGGGTATCATATGTGAAAGTTGTGAATTCAAGAAATGACCAGGTTCCAACAAAGGCTGACTTTCTCGTTGCTTTGCTTCCGTTAACTTGCATGCCTGCAATATTATCACTATGTTCCGGTTTGCTCAAATG GAAAGATGACAACTGGAAACTTTCTCGTGGTGCTTACATATTTATTACGATCGGTCTTGTTTTGTTGCTTTCTGCCATTTCAGCAATTATAGTTACGATTCATCCATGGACG ATTGGTGTATCATTCCTTTTAGTGGTGCTGCTTTTGGTTCTGGCAATCGGTGTTATTCATTACTGGGCTTCAAACAACTTTTACTTGACACGGTTTCAAatgttgtgtgtgtgtttcCTTGCATTTCTTTTGGCTTTGGCGGCATTCTTTGTTGGCTGGTTTCAAG ATAAGGCTTTTGTTGGGGCGTCTGTTGGTTACTTCTCATTTCTTTTCCTTTTGGCTGGAAGGGCATTGACA GTTCTTCTTTCACCTCCTGTTGTTGTTTATTCTCCTAGAGTGTTGCCTGTATATGTTTATGATGCTCACGCGGATTGTGGAAAAAATGTCAG TGCTGCTTTTCTCGTGCTCTATGGGATTGCACTGGCTACTGAAGGTTGGGGTGTTGTTGCCAGCTTAAAAATTTACCCACCTTTTGCTGGTGCTGCCGTATCAGCAATTACACTTGTTGTGGCTTTTGGCTTTGCTGTCTCAAGATCGTGTTTAACTCTCGAG ATGTTGGAGGATGCGGTTCACTTCCTTAATAAGGAAACTCTCATCCAGGCAATTGCGAGATCTGCCACCAAG ACTAGAAATGCATTATCTGGGACATACTCTGCTCCTCAGAGGTCAGCTAGTTCAGCTGCACTGTTGGTTGGAGACCCTACTATTGCCCGGGATAGGGCAGGCAACTTCGTGCTTCCCAGGGCTGATGTCATGAAATTAAGAGATCGTTTGAGAAATGAAGAACTGGCTATTGGGCCATTCTTCTCCAGACTGAGATGTTGCAACATTTTACGTCATGAAGCCACCAGTGACCTGGGTCACAGGAGAGAAATGTGTGCCCATGCTAGAATTCTCGCTCTTGAAGAAGCTATTGATACCGAGTGGGTTTATATGTGGGATAAGTTTGGTGGTTATCTGCTTCTTCTGCTTGGTTTGACTGCTAAAGCAGAAAGGGTGCAG GATGAGGTTCGTCTGAGACTGTTTCTAGATAGCATAGGATTTTCGGATTTAAGtgctaaaaaaattaagaagtgGATGCCTGAAGATCGTAGACAATTTGAGATTATACAGGAGAG TTATATAAGAGAGAAGGAGATAGAGGAGGAAGTTTTGATGCAGAGGCGCGAAGAGGAAGGAAGAGGTAAAGAAAGGAGAAAGGCTCTTCTGGAGAAAGAGGAACGCAAATGGAAGGAGATAGAAGCTTCTCTCATATCAAGCATTCCAAATGCTGGCAGCAGAGAAGCAGCAGCGATGGCAGCTGCTGTTCGTGCTGTAGGTGGTGATTCAGTGCTAGATGATTCCTTTGCGCGGGAGCGGGTCTCTAACATTGCTCGTAGGATACGATCAACTCAGTTATCTCAACGTGCACTTCAG ACTGGACTTGCTGGAGCTGTATGTGTGCTTGATGATGAGCCCACTACAAGTGGCAGGCACTATGGTCAGATCGATCTTAGTTTATGTCAGAGCCAGAAAGTTAGCTTCTCAATCTCCGTGATGGTTCAGCCTGAGTCTGGGCCAGTTTGTCTATTGGGCACTCAATTTCAGAGCAATATATGTTGGGAAATTCTTGTGGCTGGTTCTGAACAAGGAATTGAAGCTGGACAAGTTGGCCTTCGTCTGATCACAAAAGGTGATAGACAGACATTCGTTTCCAAGGAATGGAGTATAAGTTCATCCAGTATTGCAGATGGAAG GTGGCATGTTGTCACAATGACAATTGATGCCAATTTAGGTGAGGCAACTTGCTTCATCGATGGTGGTTATGATGGATATCAGACTGGGCTGCCACTCAACATCGGTAATGGTGTGTGGGAACTAGGAACAGATGTTTGGATTGGTGTTAGACCACCCATAGATATGGATGCATTTGGGAGGTCTGACAGTGAGGGAACTGAATCCAAGATGCATTTGATGGATGTTTTCCTTTGGGGAAGGTGCTTGAACGAAGATGAGATTGCTTCTCTGCCAGCCGCCATGGGTTCTGGAGATTACAACTTTACCGATTACCTGGACGATAACTGCCACTGGGCAGATTCACCTCCTAGG GTCGAGGACTGGGAGAGTGATCCCGCTGAGGTTGATCTCTATGATAGAGATGAGGTAGACTGGGATGGGCAATATTCAAGTGGGAGGAAGAGGAGGGTAGATCGGGAAGGGATTGTTGTAGATGTTGATTCTTTCACCAGAAGATTGAGGAAACCTAGGATAGAGACTCAGGAGGAAATCAATCAACGTATGCACTCAGTCGAGTTGGCTGTTAAGGAAGCTCTCTTGGCAAGAGGAGAATCACAGTTTACTGATCAAGAGTTCCCCCCAAATGATCGTTCATTGTTTGTCGATCCAGGAAATCCCCCATCGAAGTTGCAG GTTGTCTCTCAATGGATGAGACCTACTGAAATAGTCAAAGATAAGCATCTGGATTCTATTCCACGCTTATTTTTCGGAACAGCAAATCCTTCTGATGTTTGTCAG GGTCGATTGGGCGATTGTTGGTTTTTGAGTGCTGTTGCTGTTCTGGCTGAGGTTAAACGCATATCAGAAGTCATTATCACACCAGCCTACAATGAAGAAGGAATCTATACAGTTCGTTTTTGTATTCAG GGGGAATGGGTTCCTGTTGTTGTAGATGACTGGATTCCTTGCGAATCACCTGGAAAACCCGCATTTGCAACCAGCCGAAAGGTGAATGAATTGTGGGTCTCTGTACTCGAAAAGGCATATGCTAAGCTCCATGGTTCATATGAAGCGCTAGAAGGTGGTCTTGTCCAAGATGCTCTAGTAGACCTTACTGGAGGTGCTGGGGAGGAGATCGATATGAGATGTTCTCAATCCCAGATTGATCTTGCAAGTGGAAGACTATGGTCTCAACTGTTGCGCTTTAAACAAGAGGGATTTCTGCTTGGTGCTGGTAGCCCTTCAGGGTCAGATGTGCATGTTTCTTCTTGTGGAATCGTGCAAGGACATGCGTACTCAATATTGCAA GTACGTGAAGTGGACGGCCACAAACTTGTTCAGATCAGAAATCCTTGGGCTAGCGAGGTTGAGTGGAATGGCCCTTGGTCTGATGCTTCCCCTGAATGGACTGATAGGATGAAGCACAAGCTTAAGCATGTACCTCAG GCAAAAGATGGTATATTTTGGATGTCGTGGCAAGATTTTCAAATTCATTTCAGGTCAATATACGTATGTCGCGTCTACCCATCTGATATGACTTATTCCCTCCATAGTCAGTGGCGTGGCTACAGTGCTGGAGGCTGCCAAGACTATGATACATGGCATCAAAATCCACAATTCCGGTTGAGGGCCACTGGACCTGATGTATCGTTACCTATTCACGTTTTCATTACCTTAACTCAG GGGGTGAGTTTCTCGAGAACAACCGCAGGTTTCAGGAATTACCAATCAAGCCATGATTCAATGATGTTCTATATAGGCATGCGGATTCTTAAGACACGAGGCCGCCGTGCTGCCTACAATATTTACATGCATGAATCAGTTGGAGGAACTGATTATGTTAATTCTCGGGAAATATCATGTGAAATGGTCCTGGATCCTGATCCGAAGGGGTACACGATAGTTCCCACAACAATACACCCTGGAGAAGAGGCACCCTTTGTTTTATCTGTATTCACTAAATCCTCGGTAGTGCTTGAAGCCTTATAG